The nucleotide window attctaaataaatcactgacagtgtcaccagcgaagcacccccacaccacctcctccatgcttcacggtgggaaccacacatgcggagatcatccgtttaccaactctgcatctcacaaagacacagcagttggaaccaaaaatctggactcatcagaccaaaggacagatttccatcggtctaatgtccattgctcgtgtttcttggcctaagcaagtctcttctcattattggtgtcctttcattgtggtttctttgcagcaattcgaccatgaaggcctggttcacacagtctcctctgaacagttgatgttgagatgtctgttacttgaactctgtgaagcatttatttgggttggcatttctgaggctggtaactctaatgaacttatcctctgcagcagaggtaaccctgggtcttcctttcctgtggcggtcctcatgagagccagtttcatcatagctcttgatgttttttgcgacagcacttttccggaaatgttccggattgactgactatCGTGActtaaataatgatggactgtcgtttctcatttcttatttgagctgttcttgccataatatggactttgtcttttaccaaatagagctatcttctgtataccacccctaccttgtcacaacacaactgattggctcaaacgcattaagaaggaaacaaattccacaaattaacttttaacaaggcacacctgttaattgaaaagcattccagatgactacctcatgaagctggttgagagaatgccaagagtgttgaAAGCTGTTATCAAgtcaaagggtgactactttgaagaatctcaaatatattttgatttgtttaacacttttttggttactacatgattccatatgtgttatttcatagttttgatgtcttcactattattctacgatgtggaaaatagtaaaaattaagaaaaacccttgaatgagtaggtgtgtcaacttttggtACCGTATATGTTTATGTAACAATATAATTCAGCACACAATTATATAATTCAGCACACAATATAATTCAACACACAATTAAccaaaataaacatatttaataaatgTAATCACATTCGACTACAATAATTTAAACTGCCTAAGTGGCACCAGCACATCTAACTGCAGTGAACTCtgcagattgttccacaaattagGGGCAAAAACACTAAATGCAGATTTTCCCAAATATGTGGAGACTGAAAGGATCTCTAGTGTTATCAGGTATTATTGGTTACctgcatgtcacgtcctgaccatagaaagcttttattttctatggtagagtaggtcagggcgtgcatccagccaggacgggttgtgccagatCTACGCTCAAGACCTctggtgcgcctccacggcccagtatatcctgtacctgctccacgcacccggcctccagtgagtctctccagtccggtgtgtcctgttcctgctcccagcactcgccctgaggtgcgtgttaccagtctggcgccacctatgccagccccacgcatcaggcctccagtgtgccttcccaggtccggagcctcctgcgacgtcccccggtccggagcctcctgcgacttcccaggtccggagcctcctgcgacgtgccccggtccggagcctccagcgacgatgGCGGATTCGCAGGATGAGGGGGTTCGTCGTCCCACACCAGAGCCGCTTCCTATGCTGGCGGataagcaggatgagagggttcttcgtcccgcaccagaaccgcctccaatgcaggaggatccgcgggatgggaaggttcttcgtcctgcaccagagccgcatCCTATGCTGGTGGATCCACAGGaggagagggttcttcgtcctgcaccagaaccgccaccgacactagacacccaccctaaccctcttTTTTTGTTGTTCCAGGTTTTGcattcggagtccgcacctttgggggggggggggggttactgtcacatcctgaccatagaaagcttttattttctatggtagagtaggtcagggcgtgacagggggttttgtctagtttatttatttttatgttggttctagtttcttttttctatgttggggtttttgtatgattcccagttagaggcagctggttatcgttgtctctaattggggatcatatttaagttgttgtttttcccactaggttttgtgggagattattttcaGTTAgagtatgttgcacctcttcgtcagggtttgttttttgtttattagtttattgtatgtattgcatagtttcacagataaataaagatgtggaacgatacacacgctgcgctttggtgcGCTCCTTTATACAACAAACGTGACACTACAAGAGTAAATGCCATTCCTGTTCATTGTGTTAATTGTTTTTGCATTTTACACATTCTTCTAGAATATTAAGATTATTTATTACATATTATAATAAAATGGTATCTATCCCAACAATGGGATTTGCAGGCTTTAGGGAACTTATACACTTCTGTATGCCTAATTGAAGCTACAAAAATGTTAATGTTCAACCTAAACATGTGATAACTATACAACGGAACAGATTAATATGTATGGCTAAAATGAACTATCTGAAAGCCATGCCTCTACTTAACTATACCTCTAGTCTTCTGATCTGATCAGCTGTGTCATATCTCAGTAACACAGCACTAACAACCCAACTTTGCTCTTTTTAAAGAAAAGAACTCAACGAAGTGATCCAACGCCTGCAACCCAGCAGTTAGGTCAACCAAACAACGCGGCTTTTTCAGGGTGTAGGATCATTATTATGCATGGTGTAACCTACAGTTATTAGTCACCCTGACTTTCTATCAACTATTTTACATGGTTAAAGTGCTAATGTAATTATAAACCTGGTCTATCAATAGGCTAGAACCGTATCCAAATTGCGTATGCATAAAGTTTAAGTTATGCACAGGTAGGCTATGGTTGATCTTTTTTTGCCTATCCTGATGTCTATTATGACATTGTGTTTAACTCTGTTTTATCAGGGTTTATGACTCAATCGAACTAAATACAGAACAGTGGCCTTTATATAGTTCTGACATTCAATGGAATATGCTGTTATATACTGAGCAATAAAGGTATAGACCTAGACAgggcagcaccatggacagttccTGATTTAACACAGGGACCCTGCACACCCATTTATAAAGATTCAGATGACACAGAAGGATGCACATTCCCTGTGATTTGATTGGTCCAGGGTAAAGGTCTCAAAATAAAACTGTACATGTATGAAATTATAAATAAGTGTTCTGGAGACCCGTTGACAGAGGCTATGGGATACAGATTTCAGGATTGCATATTTCTGTCATTTTTGGGGGCATGCAGTAAGGGTTTACTTTCATCTAAGATGTAGTCATTAAATTATTCCAATGGTTTACCCATGCCAATTGAACGGTGGTGGTGGTATATTATCGAGGAAGGGCGGATACAATACACCAATTGTTATTCATTCCACTTTAACAGGAAATATATAGCACAATGCAGAATATGACTACCATATTGATGTTGGCTGGCTAGCTCACTCGCTGGGGTTTTCCCTTATGATGGAAGTTTTGGGTTATAGATGCAGCCAGGGTGTTTATGCATACACAATATCATTTTCATAAATGAAAAACCTCCCCTGCAGAAGTAACATCTGTGCCTCGCTCGGTTTCTATACACTATGGTCCTAAGTCCTAAATGGCACATATCACGGACTACTTTCGACTAGGACTCGTGGTGTTCTGATCCAAAGtagtagggttccatttgggacttcgCCATGGAGGCATGTGAACGCCCATTGACTGCAGCTACCCGTGGCATGGCAGGAAAAACGCTTGTTTTGTCCTTCAGCCTTAAAGGTCTGCCTACATTTAATAGGGGGGGTGTTTGCTCATTTTCATTCATATTAAGTTGCTTTGTAATTTTAATAATCTATTAAGATTTTAAGCAAACAATCTTAAAGGACAATATTGTAGAAGAGAATAATATAGTTTCAACATGGGCAAATAAATGTTCACTATCCATCGTGCGTAACAGTGATTTATGAAAATAATAATCGGGACTAGATTGTGTCGGATGATTTGCCAGACCAAAAGGACAATCCCAATAGAAGTCAAGGTTATTTTGCAACCATGCGGGCTGAGGGATTTTAAACCGTTGCGAAATCTTACTTAGTTTTGCCTTAAAAACACGTGGTTTGAGAGTTTAAGCTGTACGTTTACTTTAGATGTTATTTTTACTTATAATGTGATTATGAACCTATAATAGAGATGTTGGTAGGTTAACAGACAATAATGATAGAAATTGTAGGCTACTCATTCACTTTATTATATAAATAATTGAGTGCTCCTCATGAGATATACATTATACATTTATCTCAACGCAATTATGTACACTTGAATCACATTGGGAGAGAATGAAACGTTTAAACCTTCGAAATAAAATATAGGATAAATAACGAACATATTATGAGTAATGTAATGGCACACGGTCCTCTAATGGGGCCTAACACCCTCCTACATTgtaaaatgtttacaaataataTACAACACTCATTGAATTTGAGCATCAGATGCTGCAAATGGCTCTTCTTCACTGATTTGCACATTCATGCAATGGCACAATGAGATGGTGCCTGGTTTGTTCCAAAATGTGCTGCAGATGATTTCGCATGGGGTATGGCCCACGGTCAATGTACATGTTTTATATGAAGTAATAAGTAATTCGTTTTATACAATGAGTATTTCCAGGTGATAGTTAAGCTTTTTATACACAATCAAGGTATTTAGGCTACTTTGCAAGTAAGTATCCCCTATGTATTGTCCACCTATTCAGCGATATAACATTCCTGATTGTTAAGTAGCCAAGATAGGCTATGTTTTGGGAGATAATAAAATGTTCAATATTGTGCAGCTTTGCATGAATTGCAGTAAATAATCGCTAACGCAACAGAGTATAAGCACTTGCCTCTGTATAGATAATGATCTTTCATAAAACGGTTGCATCATATAAACATGACATAACTATTTTATAAAACATAACATGGAGTTACGTGAAATGAAATAGGAACTAATAATTAATAATGCTGTACAAAATCACAACAAAATTATTCAGGATAGGATAGATAGATCACTTGTAAAATGCAGGTTGAAAAATATAGAAATacttattatatattttttattggcCCAAGTATTTGTTTAGAAATTGCATAGTTTTCCAAATTATTGCTTGTGATTTTGTAACATGGATAATcaacacattctcagtatggtcACCACTATTTCCACAATGTGACCTGTACCATAATGTAGAAgcgaatacaatacagtacatttggTGAAAAATAATATGCATATGCATCCGCACTTCTAAAGGCAGTAACAACAATAAATACATACAAGCGGATTATAATTGCTATTTTGCGTCAGTGGCAAGAGGATACCATATCATGACGCACGCTTATCAGTCTTTGATGCACGTTCAATGTATTTACGACTCATGAAATATAGCGTTAAGCTGAGCATTCATGACTCTCTCGTGATGAGTGTGTCCTTCGTACGACATAATGTTTTCCATCGGTATCTCACACCGCGGCGCAGAGCTCGGGTAAAGGGGCCCGTGTCCCTGCGGACCTGCCAGTCCCGCAGCAGCCTGGTAGTGCATGGTAAAGGCGTAGTTCTTTTCGAACTCTGACGAAGGCTCGTGTTTGAAGGAAAAGTTCCCGTTGACACTCAGTGGTGGGCTTAAGGGTCCGTCGAATGATGGACTAGTGCAGTCTGTAAGCGGCAGCGCGGTCTCAAAGAATGGCTCCAGCGCGCTTCCGTATGAATGGGGCTTGACGTGGAAGACGTGGGAGCTGTCCATTGTACCATATGGAGGGCTGGGAAGACCCGGAGTCTGGTAGGAGTAGGGATGCGCGGCGAAGGAAGCACTTGCTGGTTGCATATGAGATGGTATCTCCTGTGTCTGCTCCGGGAGGAAAGTTCTGGGGTTGAGCTGGAGACAGCCTGCCACTAGGTTAGTAGTGGGCTGAGACAAGCCCCTACACAAGGCCTGGACAAATGATATGACGTCTGGGCTCTTCCCTGACCGCAGGATCTCTGACAGGGCCCAGATGTAGTTTTTTGCCAGTCGCAGAGTCTCGATTTTTGAGAGCTTTTGGGTTTTGGAGTAACATGGCACAACTTTACGCAAACTCTCCAGCGCGTCGTTGAGTCCGTGCATACGATTCCTTTCCCGCGCGTTCGCCTTGTGGCGCCTCATCTTAAACCTCTGCATCCTGGCTTTTGTCATTTTCTTCTTTTTTGGTCCACGACGTTTAGGCTTTTGATCGtcgccttcctcttcctcttcttcctcttcctcctcctcatcatcctcatccagTCTGTTTAACCCATCTTCGTCGTCATCCTCGAGGCCCCCGTGCATGGACTCAAGCGCGCCGTTGTTCTTCTCCATATCCTGTTCGTTCTGGGAGCGCTGACATTCGTCAGTCCAGGTCGCAGAATCCTGGGGTTCTGATGACATCATGGTCTGTTCCGTGTAGGATTTAGTCATATTGGAAATCTGTCAATAAAAAAGAGATCCGTGAGCAGACTCATTTGGACATCATTTGGTACTTGACTAACAGCCTATTCAGTAAGAGTTCGTTTTGGAACAGGTGTATTAGGCTACTAATCTAAgtcaaacaaaaacatatttttgtatCAGAACCAATATTACTTTTGCAATACCGATGATTATATGTATCATACAAATTCATAAGAATTTAAGAGCAAAATGTAGAACATTAATTTGTGGTCAGGATAAACCAAAACATAGGAGCATAATACATAAATTATTAAATTATCACCTAATAACTTGACATAAGTCAATTTGATCAAAATTATTTTCAATTACTTATTTTTAAATCTCCAGTAAACTGAGACATCTGAAATCTGAGTTCAATAAGAATATCTGAATCCCTGTTTCCTTTCTGTAACAGGTGCGAAATGGTCACATCACCTCTCATCTGAGAAGGTTTGTATCAATAAATAATTCAAGCTTGTTCAGAAAACCTTTAACTGCTGAATAATTGTAGCCTGCTTTATGGCAATGTAACAGACAAATCACAGCATTCCTTTCACCCAAAACATTTGCATAAATAAGTTATTACATTATATGATTTATAAATAAATACCTATGTTTTGCAGAATGATCTTGTTATGACTCTGGCATGCCCCTCCTGAAGTGTGAGGTCCGGTGAATGGACTGTAATGTGGCTGCGCCGACGGATGCTCGTGTTATATAGTGCTGCTGCTGATGCTGCgggggactgggagagagagatgaacctgtATGTCTCTATGGTTGTATCCCTAATACCATCACCACCGCTTCACCCAATGACTGGCAGGAACAGGCTCCACCCACCCATGGCCTTACTCTCGGCACGCGCCATATGGTCCATCTACGTCAAGCAGAAACGGCCCCAAGCATCACGTGACACGGTCCCATTTGTATTCGCCAGGGCTCTGTATTCCGCTCCTTTGTGGCCAAAAGAAAGTGGCCATCTGTCGCCAGTTAGGGCCTCCATGGATCCGTGTGGACCCGCAGGATGGATTAACCCTTTCGAGCAtaggacatattcaatcactacTAACACTCAAGCCCAACCCATTCCCCACGTGTGTCCTCTTATAATGGGTTGATTATGATGTTATTAATCATAAATATCATAATGACAGAATAATGTAGTTTTGCACATTAGCCCACTTTGCGGATATTGAACACACATTAAATAGCCTAATAAACACGCCAAGTCACCAAGGCAAGAATAAGGCCCTTGCTGACCGTAAAGGCCCCATACTGGCCCTTCATATCTATTTATCAGCGAATGATTATATTGTGAGACATTTTTTCAAATAAAAGTAGGCTATCCATGGAGAAGACCTAATACAATTATATGCTATGCAACATTGTAATTACAACAATGAATTTAGACCAACTGCATTACTTTTTTGGGTTTTGCTCACTGCTGCCTGCATCAGTGTTTATCTGCAATAGTTGAAGTGTTATTGTCCCCCATCTCTAGCAGTGCGTGATGTTGATTGGCAACAGTGGTTGTAATGTCTGGACGGAGCTGCTGAAGTTATGAGCCTGGAATCTGCCTCTCTTTTCAGTCTGCTGGTCGGCACGCAAGTCGCACGCGCACTAACAAAAGCCTGTTTCACAGCTCACTACCCTGATGCAACGTCCAAAATCTGCTGTCTTCTGTTCAATATaatgccccccaaaaaatagaAGTGTTGACCGTTGGACAGAAAGACAGCGTAACAAGTGGGGGTAACAACAGACAATCAAAACAGAACTGAACCACGAGAAATTATTAATATTTAAGCAGAATAGTTATAGAGCGGGACTATAAAATGTGCCCCATATAAATAATGAAAATGACAATCTGCTACCCAAACTAAAACCATACGGACTGTCTGGTCATTCACAAAATGAGTAAGTTTATATCTTCAGGATATAATCATTGGTTACTATCAGTGTCAGTTATGTGGAGGTGAGGAtggagtcaagcgcaggacacagaactgagtaaaataacgtGCTTTACTCTCGAAGAAACTCACAAGTCAAAATGCACGCAGGGATAAATAATCCTGACACAAAACAACTAACACGATGACAAgcaaacaatcacgcacaaaacataATGATAACCAtagatgggaaccaggtgtgaagaatcaagacataacaaatggaaaaagaaatgtggatggtggcagctagaaagccggtgacgatgaccgccgaacgccgcccgaacaaggagaggcaccaacttcggtggaagtcgtgacagttactTGCATTTGGTCACATGGAAATGCAACCATAAGCACATAGGGATGAATTATGAATATCTTTAAAGCAGCAAccagcagtagaaaaaaataacaaagcgACTCTCAGCcgttgttttggtaaaaagctgagggatggggctggagaaatgtaccactctcaaattcatagacagagctttggatgcaaggactgaccatccatggtaTCAAAATtaaagttttaaccatgtttttaggctgtacagtatttgtttacatttactttcttTTCAAACATTGGAgcaaaacaagtttatattttgggttgtgaTATGGtaggacagttgaactaagcttatgagacatttagaagttatattcttcaagaatcaatgggaatATTTTATTCATTTATAAATACCTTTAAATAAacctatttatactgaacaaaaatataaacgcaatatgtaaagtgttggtctcatgtttcatgaaatAAAGATCCCAAAaattgtccatatgcacaaaaatattatttctctcaaattttgaaaacaaatttgtttacaactCCAActctgttagtgagtatttcacCTTTGCCAATAGaaaacatccacctgacaggtgtggcatatcaagaaaactattaaacagaatgatcattacacaggtgcaccttgtgctggggacaataaaaggccaccctaaaatctgcagttttatcacccaacacaatgccacagatgtctcaagttttgagggagcgtgcaattggcatgctgactgcaggaatatccaccagagctgttgtcagagaattggatgtgcatttctctaccataagccgccttcaacctagttttagagaatttggcagtacggccaatcagcctcacaaccgctgaccacgtgtaaccacaccagcccaggatctccataTCCGGCTTCTTTATCCgctggattgtctgagaccagccacacagacagctgatgaaactgaggagtatttctatctgtaataaagcccttttgtggggaaaaatggggctggctcccaagtgggtgggcctatgccctcccaggcccacgcATGGCTGCGGCCCTGCCCAGTCtggtaaaatccatagattagggcctaatttatttatttcaattgactgatttccttatatgaactgtaactcagtaaaatcgttcaaattgttgcatgttgcgtctatatttttgttcagtaaatatatatatatatagcctacagtagcctgGGCCTGCTGATGGATAATTGCTAAAATAACTCCCTTCTTTATTCCAAACAAAAGGCGTAAAGTAAAACCATTTTGCCTAAATGATGGACAATCACAAAAATGTTAACTTGCAAATGGGAAATATGCCagttgtgtgtattcatggatgccaagaaAAGCCAGGCTTCTCTCTGTGTTCATAATTTCCTTtaattcacaagaggctgaatgtactgtatctcaccggagaaagcatcagaGTGAGCGAAACAGCCCCCTCTCTGTCTATGTATGtataggccatctatctgatgctgtctggtccaaaagagTATGGCATTGTTGCAGTAGCAATGCGTGTGTataatcactggggaagccatacataaaagccatattacaacctgtgttgtgataattgtgttgtttgctctatgacctgttagttcatatgccttgcaacTGTGACATAGGCccaaaggccgagacaataagacgatacagtggcagaataaattcaaccacagctttgttttatcacaaaaccagagagcaacctctgtccagtgaagtccacaaagcatattgcatgtaacaaacagttacatgatttaaagcatggtcaagcaagttaatgtttgtGACATTTTTGGacggaccactaaacaactattgatttagaaccacggagagttaccacaagtcgcaaagaaaacaggagctgcctccactttTCCAGcaacatttcaacttcaacatttcaacatcatcaaatcacctacaCTTAGTCTAAACAGTGACATCCGAAATGGTCTATCACTCTATCATACAATACAAActtgtattttttgttgtcctaggctacctggctaaaatgcttgtttgctagcctaacttcctttcatgggcaatgttagctagttaacattggcCTTCTACATCGAGCtacattgaacttccatcctctgaAGCCAGGGGCACTACGTATGAATTAATGGCTGGATCAGAATCCCCattataatcaaatcaaactttgtttgtcacatgcaccaaatacaagtgtagaccttaccgtgaaatgcttacttacaagcccttaaccaaaagtgcagttcaagaagagttaagaaaatatttaccaaataaacaaaagtaaaaacctttaaataataaaaagtaacacaataacataacaataacgaggctatatacagggggtaccggtaccaagtcagtgtgcgggggtacaggttagatgaGGTCATTtgaacatgtaggtaggggtgaagtgactatgcatagataataaacagcgagtagcagcagtgtacaaaacaagtgggggggggggaaatgatatagtcaggtggccatttgattaattgttcagcagtcttatggcttgggggtagaaaatgttaaggagccttttggtcctagacttggcgctccggtacagcttgccgtgtggtagcagagaaaacaatctatgacttgggtgactggagtctctgacaattttatgggctttcctctgacacctcgtattatataggtcctgtacttcaggaagcttggccccagtgatgtactgggccgtacgcactatcctctgtagtgccttacggtcagatgcagagcagttgccataccaggcggtgatgcaaccggtcaggatgctctcgatggtgcagctgtagaactttttgagcatctggggacccatgtcaaatcttttcagtctcctgagggggaaaagattttgtcgtggcctcttcacgactgtcttggtgtgtttggaccatgaaagtttgttggtgatgtggacaccaaggaacttgaaactttcgacccgctccactacagccccgttgatgttaatgggggcctgtttggcccgccttttctgtagtccacgatcagctcctttgtcttgctcacattgagggagaggttattgtcctggcaccacactgccagctctctgacctcctctctataggctgtcttatcgttatttgtgatcaggcctaccactgttgtgtcgtcagcaaacttaatgatggtgttggagtcgtgtttggccatgcagtcatgggtgaacaggaaatacaggaggagactaagtacacacccctgaggggccccagtgttgaggatcagcgtggcagatgtgctgTTGCCACCCTTACCCCCTGGGGGTGGCATGTCAGGAAGTTGccgaggaaggtgtttagtcccagggtccttagcttagtgatgagcttcgtgggcgctatggtgttgaacgctgagctgtagtcaatgaacagcattctcacataggtgttccttttgtccaggtgggaaagggcagtgtggagtgcgattgagatcgcgtcatctgtggatctgttggggctgtatgcgaattggagtgggtctagggtatccaggaggatgccgttgatgtgagccatgaccagctgtcacgtcctggccagtataagggttaattgttattgtagtttggtcaggacgtggcagagggttttcgttttatggtattcggggtggtgtgtttgtttgatttgtgtattccggggtttttggggtttttgggcactgttccttgttatgtatgtctatgattgatctagctgttgtatatctatgtgtggtcaattggggttgggactctcaattgaaggcaggtgttgtcatttgcctttgattgagagtcccatatattagggtgtgtttgtatgtgtcttttgtgggagattgttgtgtgcactgtgtttgtttgagcctgccacactgttgccgttgtgagtattgtttattgttttgttttttcttcaagtggataccttacctGTTTTTATCAggaataaacatgagtgtccacaatcccgctgcattttggtcctcctttcctcaacacaACGAAAtatgtgacagaatctcccaccaacaaaggaccaagcagcagaggaaaagggatttcgagttggactggtgggagagatggacctgggaggaagttctggacggggctggaccttggcaccaggctggggagtaccgtcgcccacgggaggaaattgaggcagccaaggcagagaggcggaggtacgaggccttggacgcgctgagggagaagcacgagaggcacccccaataattattTTTGCGtggtccagtaccagcaccacgcaccaggcttcaagtgcgtcatcccagtccgacgtcgccagaactgcccaccagtcaacagtcaccagagctgcccgccagtca belongs to Salmo trutta chromosome 20, fSalTru1.1, whole genome shotgun sequence and includes:
- the LOC115155662 gene encoding neurogenic differentiation factor 1; its protein translation is MTKSYTEQTMMSSEPQDSATWTDECQRSQNEQDMEKNNGALESMHGGLEDDDEDGLNRLDEDDEEEEEEEEEEEGDDQKPKRRGPKKKKMTKARMQRFKMRRHKANARERNRMHGLNDALESLRKVVPCYSKTQKLSKIETLRLAKNYIWALSEILRSGKSPDVISFVQALCRGLSQPTTNLVAGCLQLNPRTFLPEQTQEIPSHMQPASASFAAHPYSYQTPGLPSPPYGTMDSSHVFHVKPHSYGSALEPFFETALPLTDCTSPSFDGPLSPPLSVNGNFSFKHEPSSEFEKNYAFTMHYQAAAGLAGPQGHGPLYPSSAPRCEIPMENIMSYEGHTHHERVMNAQLNAIFHES